A stretch of the Actinomycetota bacterium genome encodes the following:
- the nuoF gene encoding NADH-quinone oxidoreductase subunit NuoF: MWDDPEAVGIDGYLARGGYEGLRKAVTMRPDELIDLVKAASLRGRGGAGFPTGVKWSFVPQDTGKPTYLVCNFDESEPGTCNNREIVERTPHLLVEGVVIAARAIGCSHAFIYTRGEYLWQATLLERAVREARERGFVGANVLDSGMDVEVTVFRGAGAYICGEETALLNSLEGLRGQPRLRPPFPAVEGLYASPTAVNNVETLANVPMIVSNGAEWFTGIGTEKSPGTKLFTVSGKVERPGNYEFPMGIPFREVLDAAGGVLGGRRLKAWTPGGSSTPFLTDEHLDVGLDFESIAEAGSLLGTGALQVLDETDCVVEATRRWMEFYAHESCGKCTPCREGTWWMERVLGRVEQGFGTEADIPVMADAGSKILFRSFCALADGAVSPLESSLKYFRDEYEAHIAGGGCPARQGAARAEVGVE; this comes from the coding sequence ATGTGGGACGACCCCGAGGCCGTCGGGATCGACGGCTACCTCGCGCGAGGCGGATACGAAGGTCTGCGTAAGGCCGTCACGATGCGACCCGACGAGCTGATCGATCTCGTGAAGGCCGCGAGCCTTCGCGGCCGGGGCGGGGCGGGGTTCCCGACCGGCGTGAAGTGGTCGTTCGTTCCCCAGGACACCGGCAAGCCCACCTACCTCGTCTGCAACTTCGACGAGTCCGAGCCCGGAACCTGCAACAACCGCGAGATCGTCGAGCGCACCCCGCACCTGCTCGTCGAGGGGGTCGTGATCGCCGCCCGCGCGATCGGGTGCTCCCACGCGTTCATCTACACGCGCGGGGAGTATCTGTGGCAGGCGACGCTGTTGGAACGCGCGGTGCGGGAGGCCCGCGAGCGGGGGTTCGTCGGCGCGAACGTCCTCGACTCGGGGATGGACGTCGAGGTCACGGTGTTCCGCGGAGCCGGCGCCTACATCTGCGGCGAGGAGACCGCGCTGCTGAACTCCCTCGAAGGATTGCGAGGCCAGCCGCGGCTGCGTCCCCCGTTCCCAGCGGTGGAGGGGTTGTACGCGTCCCCGACCGCCGTGAACAACGTCGAGACACTCGCGAATGTCCCGATGATCGTGTCGAACGGCGCGGAGTGGTTCACCGGCATCGGCACCGAGAAGTCGCCGGGAACGAAGCTGTTCACCGTCTCGGGCAAGGTCGAGCGGCCCGGGAACTACGAATTCCCGATGGGAATCCCGTTCCGCGAGGTGCTCGATGCCGCGGGCGGCGTGCTCGGCGGACGCAGGTTGAAGGCCTGGACCCCCGGTGGTTCGTCCACGCCGTTCCTCACCGACGAGCACCTCGATGTCGGGCTGGACTTCGAGTCGATCGCCGAGGCGGGGTCGCTGCTCGGGACCGGCGCGCTCCAGGTGCTCGACGAGACCGATTGCGTCGTCGAGGCGACCCGCCGGTGGATGGAGTTCTACGCCCACGAGTCGTGCGGCAAGTGCACGCCGTGTCGCGAGGGAACCTGGTGGATGGAGCGCGTCCTCGGGCGCGTCGAGCAGGGGTTCGGCACCGAGGCCGACATCCCGGTGATGGCCGACGCCGGCTCGAAGATCCTGTTCCGCTCGTTCTGCGCCCTCGCCGACGGCGCCGTCTCACCGCTGGAGTCCTCGCTCAAGTACTTCCGCGACGAGTACGAGGCCCACATCGCCGGCGGAGGGTGCCCGGCGAGGCAGGGCGCCGCGAGAGCGGAGGTGGGAGTCGAGTGA
- a CDS encoding NADH-quinone oxidoreductase subunit J: MNELIVFWIFAPVAVGSAIAMLLQRNAVHAALLLVLNFFCIAVFYLLLGAEFLFAVQIIVYAGAIMVLFLFVLMLLGVDRELSLRERLVGQRPAAVIVGLGIVLELFFAVRAGVGFADKGPEAFAETVNRGGNAEAVARVLFKDYFLPFEITSVLLIVAAIAAMVLAQRRDRVRDARVPDLDAISGEDTTPGAVSEPVATDGVAP, from the coding sequence GTGAACGAGCTGATCGTGTTCTGGATCTTCGCGCCCGTCGCAGTCGGGTCGGCGATCGCGATGCTGCTGCAGCGCAATGCCGTCCATGCCGCGCTGCTGCTCGTCCTCAACTTCTTCTGCATCGCGGTCTTCTACCTGCTGCTCGGCGCGGAGTTCCTGTTCGCGGTGCAGATCATCGTGTACGCGGGCGCGATCATGGTGCTGTTCCTGTTCGTGCTGATGCTGCTCGGGGTCGACCGGGAGCTGTCGTTGCGCGAGCGGCTCGTCGGTCAGCGCCCTGCCGCCGTCATCGTCGGGCTGGGGATCGTGCTCGAGCTGTTCTTCGCGGTCCGGGCCGGCGTCGGGTTCGCGGACAAGGGTCCCGAGGCGTTCGCCGAGACGGTGAACCGCGGCGGCAATGCCGAGGCGGTCGCGCGGGTGCTGTTCAAGGACTACTTCCTGCCGTTCGAGATCACCTCCGTGCTGCTGATCGTCGCCGCGATCGCGGCGATGGTGCTCGCCCAGCGCCGCGATCGAGTCCGCGACGCCCGCGTCCCGGACCTCGACGCGATCTCCGGTGAGGACACGACGCCCGGCGCGGTGTCGGAACCGGTCGCCACCGACGGGGTGGCGCCGTGA
- the nuoI gene encoding NADH-quinone oxidoreductase subunit NuoI — protein sequence MGTVLRQTWRADVTEEYPKKVNTPPERSHIGRHLLNKHENGLEKCIGCELCAYACPADAIWVEGADNDPEDPVSPGERYAKDYEINYLRCIMCGLCVEACPTRALTLTSGYEMAFDSREDAILTKDKLLEPPLPLGTAQGTQEG from the coding sequence ATGGGTACCGTGCTGCGCCAGACGTGGCGCGCCGATGTCACCGAGGAGTACCCGAAGAAGGTCAACACCCCGCCCGAGCGCTCCCACATCGGGCGGCACCTGCTGAACAAGCACGAGAACGGTCTCGAGAAGTGCATCGGGTGTGAGCTGTGCGCCTACGCGTGCCCGGCAGACGCGATCTGGGTCGAGGGGGCCGACAACGACCCCGAGGATCCGGTCTCTCCGGGCGAGCGGTACGCGAAGGACTACGAGATCAACTACCTGCGCTGCATCATGTGCGGGCTCTGCGTCGAGGCGTGTCCGACCCGGGCGCTGACGCTGACCTCCGGTTACGAGATGGCGTTCGACTCGCGCGAGGACGCGATCCTGACGAAGGACAAGCTGCTCGAGCCCCCGCTCCCGCTCGGCACGGCGCAGGGAACGCAGGAGGGCTAG
- the nuoE gene encoding NADH-quinone oxidoreductase subunit NuoE, whose product MAVLDEERRAEARDIVARFPEGGERSAMLPLLYLAQSVEGHVSREGLREVAEILGIRTAEVEAVATFYTMLRMRETGRHVVSVCTNVACALRGANEVYAACVDEAGPGAHEVTDDGLLTVHEEECLGVCDFAPVLQINSGNHDRVAPEAARELIRSLRAGTVPDAARGSIAPRSFRDASRVLAGLGPMPDGSASSEVPA is encoded by the coding sequence ATGGCGGTGCTCGACGAGGAGCGGCGCGCGGAGGCGCGCGATATCGTCGCGCGGTTCCCCGAGGGGGGCGAGCGCTCGGCGATGCTCCCGCTGCTCTACCTCGCGCAGTCGGTCGAGGGACACGTGTCGCGCGAGGGGCTCCGCGAGGTCGCCGAGATCCTGGGCATCAGGACCGCCGAGGTGGAGGCGGTCGCGACCTTCTACACGATGCTCCGCATGCGGGAGACCGGGCGCCACGTCGTGTCGGTCTGCACGAACGTCGCGTGCGCCCTTCGCGGTGCGAACGAGGTCTACGCGGCGTGCGTCGACGAAGCGGGTCCCGGAGCGCACGAGGTCACCGACGACGGCCTTCTCACCGTCCACGAGGAGGAGTGCCTCGGGGTGTGCGACTTCGCCCCGGTCCTCCAGATCAACTCCGGGAACCACGACCGGGTCGCGCCCGAGGCCGCGCGGGAGCTGATCCGGTCGTTGCGTGCGGGAACGGTCCCGGACGCGGCCCGCGGATCGATCGCGCCCCGGAGTTTCCGCGACGCGTCGCGCGTCCTCGCAGGACTGGGGCCGATGCCCGACGGGTCCGCCAGCAGCGAGGTGCCCGCGTGA
- the nuoK gene encoding NADH-quinone oxidoreductase subunit NuoK: protein MRTPIAWYLVLSGILFALGTLGVLLRRNALLIFMSVELQLNAVNLSLVAFSRMHGELDGQVLAFFSMVVAAAEVVVGLAIIVALFRRRRSVDVDDARLLRG from the coding sequence GTGAGAACGCCGATCGCCTGGTACCTCGTTCTGAGCGGGATCCTGTTCGCGCTCGGGACCCTCGGCGTGCTGCTGCGCCGCAACGCGCTGCTGATCTTCATGTCGGTCGAGCTCCAGCTGAACGCCGTCAACCTCTCGCTGGTCGCGTTCTCGCGTATGCACGGCGAGCTCGACGGACAGGTGCTCGCGTTCTTCTCGATGGTGGTCGCCGCCGCCGAGGTCGTGGTCGGCCTGGCGATCATCGTGGCGCTGTTCCGCCGCCGCCGGTCGGTGGACGTCGACGACGCGAGGTTGTTGCGGGGATGA
- a CDS encoding NADH-quinone oxidoreductase subunit G has product MTASESADDVTLEVDGKQVTVPKGTLIIRAAEQLGIEIPRFCDHPLLEPVGACRQCYVEVEGQRKLLTSCTTPVAPGMEVRTQYASEQVREAQEATLEFLLLNHPLDCPVCDRGGECPLQDQTMKYGPGESRYVEAKRTFPKPVPLSPLVALDRERCVLCARCTRFCDEISGDRFIELFDRGAQQQVSIAGGEDFDSPFSGNTIQICPVGALTATSYRFVARPYDLSHTDTVCDHCSAGCNIRVDLRRGEMVRVLARDNLEVNDAWICDKGRFAFRAADAEDRVTVPMIRDHGLEPASFDEIFEAIADWTRGARVAFLTGGRLTDESAYALSKLARTVFATDDVDHRRTGGTSGEVDRFSATPGGFHVTYRDVEQAKVILLAGLDAEQEVPILHLRIRKAARRGAKVFVLHPRRTRLHDVAEHLLVAPGQEGVRLRAIAEALRTDPSSDPVAAALAAAGEEAVVLAGPRLADAPGAAAEAASLAMAAEIGFANISRRANDHGALRAGLAPGLYPGGRTSEEIAELWGTTPPTSGRSTREILEACDRHEVDVLFLIGIDPLRDLPDAALAERAIGNVRHKVVQDLSPGSLANYADAFLPVAASIETDGHRTTWEGRGQRLRPVRDPEGNAQQDWEIFARLARAVGGDLGFSTLDELRVELGRALAPREVRPFDFAADAADAESNPSGPPAPEALILFTYSLLVDEGRLSEGATELKSAQERAPFVEVHADDAARLDITDGASVTVTTDAGVATLPASVTDAIALGTVFVPYNQPGFAANTLLSGAFTAGATLTSADAGVADLDSAPDAIGATPAAAATGGEG; this is encoded by the coding sequence GTGACCGCATCGGAGTCGGCCGACGACGTCACCCTCGAGGTCGACGGCAAGCAGGTCACGGTCCCGAAGGGAACGCTGATCATCCGCGCCGCCGAGCAGCTCGGGATCGAGATCCCTCGCTTCTGCGACCACCCGCTGCTCGAACCGGTGGGCGCGTGCCGCCAGTGCTACGTCGAGGTCGAGGGTCAGCGCAAGCTGCTCACGAGCTGCACGACCCCCGTCGCCCCCGGGATGGAGGTCCGCACCCAGTATGCGAGCGAGCAGGTCCGGGAGGCGCAGGAGGCGACGCTGGAGTTCCTACTGCTGAACCATCCCCTCGACTGCCCGGTCTGCGACCGAGGCGGCGAGTGCCCCCTGCAGGACCAGACGATGAAGTACGGACCGGGCGAGAGCCGCTACGTCGAGGCCAAGCGCACGTTCCCCAAGCCCGTGCCCCTGTCCCCGCTCGTCGCGCTCGACCGCGAGCGGTGCGTCCTGTGCGCCCGGTGCACGCGCTTCTGCGACGAGATCAGCGGCGACCGGTTCATCGAGCTGTTCGATCGCGGCGCGCAGCAGCAGGTCTCGATCGCCGGCGGCGAGGACTTCGACAGCCCGTTCTCGGGGAACACGATCCAGATCTGCCCGGTCGGCGCCCTGACCGCGACGAGCTACCGGTTCGTCGCCCGGCCCTACGACCTCTCGCACACCGACACCGTGTGCGATCACTGCTCGGCCGGCTGCAACATCCGGGTCGACCTGCGTCGTGGGGAGATGGTCCGGGTGCTCGCGCGCGACAACCTCGAGGTGAACGACGCGTGGATCTGCGACAAGGGCCGGTTCGCCTTCCGGGCGGCCGACGCCGAGGACCGCGTCACGGTACCGATGATCCGAGACCACGGCCTCGAGCCGGCCTCGTTCGACGAGATCTTCGAGGCGATCGCCGATTGGACCCGCGGTGCGCGCGTGGCGTTCCTCACCGGGGGACGGCTGACCGACGAGAGCGCCTACGCGTTGTCGAAGCTCGCGCGAACCGTGTTCGCTACCGACGACGTCGACCATCGCCGGACCGGCGGCACCAGCGGCGAGGTCGATCGGTTCAGTGCGACGCCGGGTGGCTTCCACGTCACCTACCGCGACGTCGAGCAGGCGAAGGTGATCCTTCTCGCCGGCCTCGACGCCGAGCAGGAGGTTCCGATCCTGCACCTACGGATCCGCAAGGCGGCGCGCCGGGGTGCCAAGGTGTTCGTGCTGCACCCGCGCCGGACCCGCCTGCACGACGTGGCCGAGCACCTGCTCGTGGCGCCCGGTCAGGAGGGTGTCCGGCTGCGCGCGATCGCCGAGGCGCTGCGCACAGACCCCTCGAGCGACCCGGTGGCCGCTGCCCTCGCCGCGGCGGGGGAGGAGGCCGTCGTGCTCGCCGGTCCGCGACTGGCCGATGCCCCGGGCGCCGCCGCCGAGGCCGCGTCGCTCGCGATGGCGGCAGAGATCGGGTTCGCGAACATCTCGCGGCGCGCGAACGACCATGGCGCGCTGCGCGCCGGACTTGCTCCCGGCCTGTACCCGGGCGGTCGGACCTCGGAGGAGATCGCCGAGCTGTGGGGCACGACCCCGCCGACGTCGGGCCGTTCGACCCGGGAGATCCTCGAGGCGTGCGATCGCCACGAGGTCGATGTGCTGTTCCTGATCGGGATCGATCCCCTGCGCGACCTCCCCGACGCGGCGCTCGCCGAGCGCGCGATCGGCAACGTACGGCACAAGGTCGTCCAGGACCTGTCGCCCGGGTCGCTCGCGAACTACGCGGACGCGTTCTTGCCGGTGGCCGCATCGATCGAGACCGACGGGCACCGCACCACCTGGGAGGGACGCGGGCAGCGGTTGCGTCCGGTACGGGACCCCGAGGGCAACGCGCAACAGGACTGGGAGATCTTCGCGCGGCTCGCTCGCGCGGTCGGCGGCGACCTGGGTTTCTCGACGCTCGACGAACTGCGCGTCGAGCTGGGCCGCGCGCTCGCCCCGCGTGAGGTCCGGCCGTTCGACTTCGCGGCCGACGCGGCCGACGCGGAGAGCAACCCGTCCGGTCCCCCAGCGCCGGAAGCTCTCATCCTGTTCACCTACTCGCTGCTCGTCGACGAGGGCCGGCTCAGCGAGGGAGCCACCGAGCTCAAGTCCGCCCAGGAACGGGCCCCGTTCGTCGAGGTCCACGCCGACGACGCGGCCCGCCTCGACATCACCGACGGCGCGAGCGTGACCGTGACCACCGACGCCGGCGTTGCCACGTTGCCCGCGAGTGTGACCGACGCGATCGCTCTCGGCACCGTGTTCGTCCCCTACAACCAGCCGGGGTTCGCCGCCAACACCCTGCTCTCTGGCGCCTTCACGGCCGGGGCGACGTTGACATCGGCCGACGCGGGGGTTGCGGATCTGGACTCCGCGCCGGACGCGATCGGCGCGACGCCCGCGGCAGCGGCGACGGGAGGTGAGGGGTAG
- a CDS encoding NADH-quinone oxidoreductase subunit C, whose amino-acid sequence MPDELAHRVATRYPDVLTARGETTVILDRGLLLDALVWLRDEPDLGFDSLSCLTATDWPEQQLRFWVAYELYSLTHRHRLRVKVGVAENDARVPTVTFLFPTANWHERETYDFFGIVFVGHPALERILMPEGWEGHPLRKDYGLGGVNTQYTDGKFIPPIDERLGW is encoded by the coding sequence ATGCCGGACGAGCTGGCGCATCGGGTGGCGACGCGTTACCCGGACGTGCTCACCGCGCGGGGCGAGACGACGGTGATCCTCGATCGTGGTCTGCTGCTCGACGCGCTCGTGTGGCTGCGGGACGAGCCCGACCTCGGGTTCGACTCCCTCTCGTGCCTGACCGCCACCGACTGGCCGGAGCAGCAGCTGCGGTTCTGGGTCGCCTACGAGCTCTACTCGCTCACCCATCGCCACCGGCTGCGCGTGAAAGTCGGTGTCGCCGAGAACGACGCGCGGGTGCCGACCGTGACGTTCCTGTTCCCGACCGCGAACTGGCACGAGCGCGAGACCTACGACTTCTTCGGCATCGTGTTCGTCGGTCACCCCGCGCTCGAACGGATCCTGATGCCCGAGGGATGGGAAGGTCACCCGCTGCGCAAGGACTACGGCCTCGGCGGCGTGAACACCCAGTACACCGACGGCAAGTTCATCCCGCCGATCGACGAGCGGCTGGGGTGGTGA
- the nuoH gene encoding NADH-quinone oxidoreductase subunit NuoH, which yields MDWLDWILLVARVLIVFVALLLILLIEIWFERKWIADLQTRKGPMRAGPRGILITLADGLKVFFKEGITPTNAEMPLFVFAPALAVIPAFLTFAVIPFGPTIEVFGREVPMQVADLNIGVLWLAATASIGVYAIVLAGWSSGSNYPLLGGVRASAQMISYEVGMSLAFVAVVMYSGTLSLNEVVASQDRIWNVIPQLPAFLIYFVCALAETNRPPFDLAEAESELVAGFQTEYSGMRFAMFYLAEYLNAFTVCAIATTLFLGGWRGPAPDFLTPLWPVLWFLAKVFALFYVMVWIRGTLPRVRYDRLMNFGWKVLIPLGLVWVMLTGAVVVLPEEFDLRRGNILTIAAIAAAVIIVLSLVWPAREDRTSEEVGRR from the coding sequence ATGGACTGGCTCGACTGGATCCTGCTCGTCGCGCGCGTCCTGATCGTGTTCGTCGCCCTGTTGCTGATCCTGTTGATCGAGATCTGGTTCGAGCGCAAGTGGATCGCAGATCTGCAGACCCGCAAGGGACCGATGCGCGCGGGACCGCGCGGGATCCTGATCACCCTCGCCGACGGTCTCAAGGTCTTCTTCAAGGAGGGCATCACCCCGACGAACGCGGAGATGCCGCTGTTCGTGTTCGCGCCCGCGCTGGCGGTGATCCCCGCGTTCCTCACCTTCGCGGTGATCCCGTTCGGACCGACGATCGAGGTCTTCGGGCGCGAGGTCCCGATGCAGGTGGCCGACCTCAACATCGGCGTCCTGTGGCTGGCGGCGACGGCCTCGATCGGTGTGTACGCGATCGTGCTCGCCGGGTGGTCGTCGGGGTCGAACTACCCGCTGCTCGGCGGGGTGCGGGCGTCGGCGCAGATGATCTCCTACGAGGTCGGCATGAGCCTGGCGTTCGTAGCGGTCGTGATGTATTCGGGCACGCTGTCGCTGAACGAGGTCGTCGCGTCGCAAGACCGGATCTGGAACGTGATCCCGCAGCTCCCGGCGTTCCTGATCTACTTCGTGTGCGCGCTGGCCGAGACGAATCGCCCTCCGTTCGACCTCGCAGAGGCGGAGTCCGAGCTCGTCGCCGGGTTCCAGACCGAGTACTCGGGGATGCGGTTCGCGATGTTCTACCTCGCCGAGTACCTCAACGCGTTCACCGTATGCGCGATCGCGACGACGCTGTTCCTCGGCGGGTGGCGCGGGCCCGCGCCGGACTTCCTGACGCCGCTGTGGCCGGTGCTGTGGTTCCTCGCGAAGGTGTTCGCGCTCTTTTACGTGATGGTGTGGATCCGCGGGACCCTGCCGCGCGTGCGCTACGACCGGCTCATGAACTTCGGCTGGAAGGTGCTGATCCCGCTCGGGCTCGTGTGGGTGATGCTGACCGGAGCGGTCGTCGTGCTTCCGGAGGAGTTCGATCTGCGGCGCGGGAACATCCTGACGATCGCGGCGATCGCCGCGGCGGTGATCATCGTGCTGTCCCTGGTGTGGCCGGCGCGCGAGGACAGGACCTCCGAGGAGGTGGGACGTCGATGA
- a CDS encoding geranylgeranyl reductase family protein, which translates to MTTSNGAIDTDVLVVGAGPGGAAAAYHLARHGIDVTIVDKATFPREKVCGDGLTPRAVKQVERMGVDTTDPIFERVEGLRVYSRRVTLELAWPKLEDFPDYALVATRSDFDALLARRAEKAGARLLEATEAVSPIVRDGWVTGAMVRPSEDRDAEPTEIRAKIVFAADGASSRFAGQAGVKRDASRPLGIAARRYYRTDRHPGPWFESWLDLWEGDELLPGYGWLFPVADGTLNLGAGLLNTFKNFKDVSAQRLFDAFISMMPADWNIGEASAEGRILSGPLPMGMNRAPLAVPGLLLIGDAAGVVSPFNGEGISYAMETGEVAAELANDALVSGRMGRAMLYPTVLRELYGSYFTLGRAFAKAIGDPRIMQASTRLMLPNRAVMRFAMRVLANLTDGKDGDAQDKLIYVVERLAPAS; encoded by the coding sequence GTGACCACGTCGAACGGCGCGATCGACACCGACGTCCTCGTGGTCGGCGCCGGTCCGGGCGGTGCCGCCGCGGCCTACCACCTCGCGCGGCACGGGATCGACGTCACGATCGTCGACAAGGCGACATTCCCGCGGGAGAAGGTCTGTGGCGACGGGCTCACCCCACGCGCCGTGAAGCAGGTCGAGCGGATGGGCGTCGACACGACCGATCCGATCTTCGAACGCGTCGAGGGTCTGCGCGTGTACTCGCGCCGTGTCACCCTCGAGCTCGCGTGGCCCAAGCTTGAGGACTTCCCCGACTACGCGCTCGTCGCGACCCGATCGGACTTCGACGCGTTGCTCGCTCGCCGGGCGGAGAAGGCCGGTGCCCGATTGCTCGAGGCCACCGAGGCCGTGTCGCCGATCGTACGCGACGGCTGGGTCACCGGCGCGATGGTCCGCCCGAGCGAGGACCGCGACGCCGAGCCGACCGAGATCCGCGCGAAGATCGTGTTTGCCGCCGACGGTGCGTCGAGCCGGTTCGCCGGACAGGCCGGTGTGAAGCGCGACGCGTCCCGTCCGCTGGGGATCGCCGCGCGCCGCTACTACCGCACCGACCGCCACCCCGGTCCCTGGTTCGAGTCGTGGCTGGACCTGTGGGAGGGCGACGAGCTGCTGCCCGGCTACGGGTGGCTGTTCCCGGTCGCCGACGGGACGCTGAACCTCGGCGCGGGACTGTTGAACACCTTCAAGAACTTCAAGGACGTCTCCGCGCAGCGCCTGTTCGACGCGTTCATCTCGATGATGCCTGCGGACTGGAACATCGGCGAGGCGAGCGCGGAGGGACGGATCCTGTCGGGGCCGCTTCCGATGGGCATGAACCGCGCTCCGCTCGCGGTGCCCGGCCTGCTCCTGATCGGGGACGCCGCCGGCGTCGTCAGCCCGTTCAACGGTGAGGGGATCTCCTACGCGATGGAGACGGGCGAGGTCGCGGCCGAGCTCGCGAACGACGCGCTCGTCAGCGGGAGGATGGGCCGCGCGATGCTGTACCCGACCGTGCTCCGCGAGCTGTACGGGAGCTACTTCACCCTGGGTCGTGCGTTCGCGAAGGCGATCGGCGATCCCCGGATCATGCAGGCCTCGACCCGGCTGATGCTGCCCAACCGAGCGGTGATGCGCTTCGCGATGCGCGTGCTCGCCAACCTGACCGACGGGAAGGACGGCGACGCACAGGACAAGCTGATCTACGTGGTGGAACGACTCGCTCCGGCTTCGTGA
- the nuoD gene encoding NADH dehydrogenase (quinone) subunit D, whose amino-acid sequence MAATRDPGAREATQAEPARDEQAAQLASAGEELRQETMIINMGPQHPSTHGVLRLLLELDGETVVSCKPIVGYLHTGIEKNTEPRTWVQGITYITRADYLAPFHNELAYCLAVERLMGIEAPPRAQTIRLILNELNRIASHLVWVATGSLELGASGMMVFGFREREMILSLFEQITGLRMNHAYIRIGGLVMDLPGDAVKQIRAFMVTMSERLDEYDTILRRNPIWIERNQGVGILTAERALELGVTGPALRASGIARDVRKDEPYLGYETYDFEVPVREDADCYARYEVRMAEMRQSMQLVEQALQRLEPGPVMNEDPKVGWPAELEVGPDGIGNSESYVRHIMEESMEALIHHFKMVTEGVSVPAGEVYQVVESPRGELGYYVVSDGEHRPYRVKIRDPSFVNLQAVPDMIEGGLVADTIAAIASLDPVMGGVDR is encoded by the coding sequence ATGGCGGCGACCCGCGATCCCGGCGCCCGCGAGGCCACGCAGGCCGAACCCGCGCGCGACGAGCAGGCGGCACAGCTCGCCTCGGCCGGTGAGGAGCTCCGCCAGGAAACGATGATCATCAACATGGGGCCGCAGCACCCCTCGACCCACGGCGTGCTGCGGCTGCTCCTCGAGCTCGACGGCGAGACCGTCGTGTCGTGCAAGCCGATCGTCGGCTACCTACACACGGGGATCGAGAAGAACACCGAACCGCGCACCTGGGTGCAGGGCATCACCTACATCACACGCGCGGACTACCTCGCGCCGTTCCACAACGAGCTCGCGTACTGCCTCGCCGTCGAGCGTCTGATGGGGATCGAGGCGCCGCCGCGCGCGCAGACGATCCGCCTGATCCTCAACGAGCTGAACCGGATCGCATCGCACCTGGTCTGGGTCGCGACCGGCAGCCTGGAGCTGGGGGCGAGCGGCATGATGGTGTTCGGGTTCCGCGAGCGGGAGATGATCCTGTCGCTGTTCGAGCAGATCACCGGGTTGCGGATGAACCACGCCTACATCCGGATCGGCGGGCTCGTGATGGACCTTCCGGGCGATGCGGTGAAGCAGATCCGCGCGTTCATGGTCACGATGTCCGAACGGCTCGACGAGTACGACACGATCCTGCGCCGCAACCCGATCTGGATCGAGCGCAACCAGGGCGTCGGCATCCTCACCGCCGAGCGCGCCCTCGAGCTCGGCGTGACCGGTCCCGCCCTGCGCGCCTCGGGCATCGCGAGAGATGTGCGCAAGGATGAGCCGTATCTGGGCTATGAGACCTACGACTTCGAGGTGCCCGTGCGCGAAGACGCCGACTGCTACGCGCGCTACGAGGTCCGGATGGCCGAGATGCGTCAGTCCATGCAGCTGGTCGAGCAGGCGCTGCAGCGCCTCGAGCCCGGTCCGGTGATGAACGAGGACCCGAAGGTCGGCTGGCCCGCCGAGCTCGAGGTCGGCCCCGACGGCATCGGGAACTCGGAATCGTACGTGCGTCACATCATGGAGGAGTCGATGGAGGCGCTGATCCACCACTTCAAGATGGTGACCGAGGGCGTGTCGGTTCCGGCCGGCGAGGTCTATCAGGTGGTGGAGTCGCCCCGGGGCGAGCTGGGGTACTACGTCGTCTCGGACGGCGAGCACCGTCCGTACCGCGTGAAGATCCGCGATCCCTCGTTCGTGAACCTCCAGGCCGTGCCCGACATGATCGAGGGCGGCCTGGTCGCGGACACGATCGCGGCGATCGCGAGCCTGGACCCGGTGATGGGCGGGGTGGACCGCTGA